The following is a genomic window from Synechococcus sp. JA-2-3B'a(2-13).
GGCCAGCTCCAAAATGGGGATGGATCCCTCCCCCTCACACCGTTGGCAGTCCCGCAGCAACTCGCCGTCGATGCCCACTTCGCCAAACTCGTTAACCAACACGGCAATGCGGCGGCCCTGGTTGTTGAGCAAAAGGTGACGGATCACCGTGGTCTTGCCGGATCCCAGAAATCCGGTGATGACGGTAACAGGGATCTTGTGCATCTGCTCTGATGACTCAGCGCTCTTCAGTTTCCACCCCAAACTTTCTTTCTGCCAATCCTTGAGGGGGGGATGCCCAAAAAAGGCCCCCGGTATGGGGGCCAAGCCAAACCATTGAGACCGTTGTGCTAACCCAAAGTTAGCGGATCGGCTTCATCCGGTAAACCGGCTCGTTCTCGCGGCTTATCCCTTTCTCAAAGCCAGCAGCGGCAGCGCGAGCGCGACCGGCATGCCACAGGTGGCCGACAAAGAACAGGAAGCCGAAGATGAAGTTGTGAGCGGCCAACCAGGTGCGCGGGCTGGTGAAGTTCACCGTGTTGATCTCGGTAGCCACACCACCCACCGAGTTCAGGGATCCCAGCGGCGCATGGGTCATGTACTCCACTGCACGGCGGGCTTGCCAGGGCTGAATGTCGTTTTTCAGCTTATCCAGATCCAACCCATTGGGGCCCAGCAGCGGCTCTTTCCAGGGAGCCCGCACATCCCAGAAGCGCATCGTCTCGCCGCCGAAGATGATCTCGCCCGTAGGGGAGCGCATCAGGTATTTACCCAGACCGGTGGGACCTTGGGCTTGGCCAATGTTGGCCCCCAAGCGCTGGTCGCGCACGATGAAGGTGAGGGCTTGCGCTTGCGAGGCTTCTGGGCCAGTGGGGCCGTAGAACTCGCTGGGGTAGACGGTGTTGTTGAACCAGATGTAGCAGGTGGCAATGAAGCTCATCAGGGAAACCGCCGCCAAGCTGTAGGAGAGATAGGCCTCCCCAGACCAGATGAAGGCGCGGCGGGCCCAACCGAAGGGCTTGGTGAGGATGTGCCAGATCCCACCGGCAATGCAGATAATGCCGATGTAAATGTGGCCACCGATTACATCCTCCATGTTGTCGACGCTGATGATCCAGCCTTCCCCACCAAAGGGAGATTTGAACAAGTAGCCGAAGATCACAGCGGGGTTCAAGGTGGGGTTGGTAATTACCCGCACATCGCCACCCCCTGGAGCCCAGGTGTCATAGACACCGCCAAACCACATGGCCTTGGCCACCAATAGGAAAGCCCCCAACCCCAACAGGATCAGGTGGATCCCCAGGATGGTGGTCATCTTGTTCTTGTCTTTCCAGTCGTAGCCGAAGAAGGGGAAAGACTGCTCCAGAGTTTCTGGGCCGCGAATGGCGTGATAAATGCCCCCCAACCCCAGCACGGCGCTGGAGATCAGGTGCAGCACCCCGATGACAAAGTAGGGGTAGGTGTCAATCACCTCGCCCCCCGGGCCAACCCCCCAGCCCAGAGTGGCCACGTGGGGCATCAGGATCAGGCCCTGCTCATACATAGGCCGATCCGGCGTGAAGTGAGCCACCTCAAACAGCAGCATCGCCCCCGCCCAGAAGACGATCAGGCCAGCGTGAGCCACATGGGCGCCCAAAAGCCGACCGGAGAGATTAATCAAGCGGGCATTCCCAGCCCACCAGGCAAATCCGCCTTGGGTGCGATCTTGCACCACTGCAGAACCAAATGTTGTCGAGGTCACAGAGACCAACCTCCAATGATAGTCAGGAACAAGAGACACCAAAAAAAGTTTAGTTAACGCGAGCGCCTGCCGTTGGGCTCCCTGTCCACTGGGATCCGCGGCAGGGGATCCCTTGGGCAAGCGCTCATCCTCACAGAGCAGATCTCTAGGGATCTACCGCAGCTAAAGTCGAGCGAGCTCAGTGGGTTTAGAGCGCATTGCCGCGGGGGAGGACTTCTTCAGGGAACTCAAAGCGCTCATGGGGCTGGTCCTGCGGCGCCATCCACGCCCGAATCCCCTCGTTCAGCAAAATGTTCTTCGTGTAAAACGTCTCAAACTCCGGGTCTTCCGCTGCCCGCACCTCCTGACTGATAAAGTCATACGCCCGCAGGTTCAGCGCCAACCCCACTACCCCAATGCTCGACATCCACAAACCCGTCACCGGCACAAACAACATGAAAAAGTGCAGCCACCGCTTGTTGGAAAACGCTATCCCAAAAATCTGGCTCCAGTACCGGTTGGCCGTCACCATCGAGTAGGTCTCCTCCGACTGCGTCGGCTCAAAAGCCCGAAAGGTGCTGGCCGCCTCCCCATCCTGAAACAGGGTGTTCTCCACCGTCGCCCCGTGGATGGCACACAACAGCGCTCCACCCAAAACGCCAGCCACCCCCATCATGTGGAACGGGTTCAGCGTCCAGTTGTGAAACCCCTGGAAAAACAGCAAAAAGCGGAAAATCCCCGCCACCCCAAAGCTGGGCGCAAAAAACCAGCTGCTCTGCCCCAGCGGGTAAATCAAAAACACGCTCACAAACACCGCTATCGGCGCGCTAAACGCAATGGCGTTGTAGGGCCGCACCCCCACCAGCCGGGCAATCTCAAATTGCCGCAGCATAAAGCCAATCAGCCCCAGCGCTCCGTGCAGGGCCACAAAGGTCCACAGCCCCCCAATCTGGCACCAGCGGGTGAAGTCCCCCTGGGCTTCGGGGCCCCACAGCAGCAGCAGGCTGTGCCCCATGCTGTCGGCGGGGGTGGAGACGGCTACGGTCAAAAAGTTGCACCCTTCCAGGTAGGAGCTGGCCAATCCGTGGGTGTACCAGGAAGTTACAAAGGTGGTGCCGGTGAGCCAGCCGCCCAGGGCTAGGTAAGCGCAGGGGAACAGCAGCAGCCCGGACCAGCCGATAAACACGAATCTGTCGCGCTTGAGCCAGTCATCGACGATGTCGAACCATCCTCGCTCCTGACGCACGCGCCCTACCGCTATGGTCATCTGAACTACTCCTTAAAGACATCTAAATGAATGAGGACGTTAATGAAACTACAAAGTTTGCTTCTTCGAAGCAGGAGCGGAGCCTAGGTATAAGGACTCAACTCCTGGGTCTTTTGCCTCAGTTTCCTTGAACGGCTCTTTGGCGAGAACTGCCTGGGAACTTTCCAGTGGGTTAGAATTCCCAGCGCT
Proteins encoded in this region:
- the psbC gene encoding photosystem II reaction center protein CP43, which produces MTSTTFGSAVVQDRTQGGFAWWAGNARLINLSGRLLGAHVAHAGLIVFWAGAMLLFEVAHFTPDRPMYEQGLILMPHVATLGWGVGPGGEVIDTYPYFVIGVLHLISSAVLGLGGIYHAIRGPETLEQSFPFFGYDWKDKNKMTTILGIHLILLGLGAFLLVAKAMWFGGVYDTWAPGGGDVRVITNPTLNPAVIFGYLFKSPFGGEGWIISVDNMEDVIGGHIYIGIICIAGGIWHILTKPFGWARRAFIWSGEAYLSYSLAAVSLMSFIATCYIWFNNTVYPSEFYGPTGPEASQAQALTFIVRDQRLGANIGQAQGPTGLGKYLMRSPTGEIIFGGETMRFWDVRAPWKEPLLGPNGLDLDKLKNDIQPWQARRAVEYMTHAPLGSLNSVGGVATEINTVNFTSPRTWLAAHNFIFGFLFFVGHLWHAGRARAAAAGFEKGISRENEPVYRMKPIR
- the psbD gene encoding photosystem II D2 protein (photosystem q(a) protein), whose amino-acid sequence is MTIAVGRVRQERGWFDIVDDWLKRDRFVFIGWSGLLLFPCAYLALGGWLTGTTFVTSWYTHGLASSYLEGCNFLTVAVSTPADSMGHSLLLLWGPEAQGDFTRWCQIGGLWTFVALHGALGLIGFMLRQFEIARLVGVRPYNAIAFSAPIAVFVSVFLIYPLGQSSWFFAPSFGVAGIFRFLLFFQGFHNWTLNPFHMMGVAGVLGGALLCAIHGATVENTLFQDGEAASTFRAFEPTQSEETYSMVTANRYWSQIFGIAFSNKRWLHFFMLFVPVTGLWMSSIGVVGLALNLRAYDFISQEVRAAEDPEFETFYTKNILLNEGIRAWMAPQDQPHERFEFPEEVLPRGNAL